A region from the Candidatus Magasanikbacteria bacterium genome encodes:
- a CDS encoding polysaccharide deacetylase family protein: MKKIFILVFFILLIVLFLFYFIFGTKENIVIKELSTLTTSSTKYEIHKSVRVPILVYHNIRDFKINESNRDKEFVVSAQNFEKQMGYLYENNFQTIFMKDLDVYFKGGGDLPENPIIITFDDGVVSQYENAFPILKKYNQFATFFVFTNAMDRNINYMNWEQLSEMVDYGMEIGSHTNLHPFLTKIRTNTEFDKEIIFSKSEIKKYLDYDVVSFAYPFGDYNEEVVVRLKDAGYTSARGIVDGSEHSKDGLFKLKSYFSTSNFERFKRIVE; the protein is encoded by the coding sequence ATGAAAAAAATATTTATATTAGTTTTTTTTATTTTACTTATTGTTCTATTTTTATTCTATTTTATTTTTGGGACAAAAGAAAACATTGTTATAAAAGAGCTAAGTACACTTACGACATCTAGTACCAAATATGAAATACACAAAAGTGTAAGAGTTCCTATTTTGGTTTATCATAATATTCGTGATTTTAAAATAAATGAATCTAACAGAGACAAAGAATTCGTAGTATCAGCTCAAAATTTTGAAAAGCAGATGGGTTATTTATATGAAAATAATTTCCAAACTATTTTTATGAAGGATTTAGATGTTTATTTTAAAGGAGGTGGGGATTTACCAGAAAATCCTATTATAATTACTTTTGATGACGGTGTTGTGAGTCAGTATGAAAATGCATTTCCAATTTTAAAAAAGTATAATCAATTTGCAACTTTTTTTGTGTTTACAAATGCAATGGATAGAAATATAAATTATATGAATTGGGAACAGCTTTCTGAAATGGTTGATTATGGAATGGAGATAGGGAGTCATACAAATTTGCATCCATTTTTAACAAAAATAAGAACTAATACTGAATTTGATAAGGAAATAATATTTAGTAAAAGTGAAATAAAAAAATATTTAGATTACGATGTTGTTAGTTTTGCTTATCCTTTTGGTGATTACAATGAAGAGGTTGTAGTTCGTCTAAAAGATGCGGGTTATACTAGTGCACGTGGAATTGTTGATGGTTCGGAACATTCTAAAGATGGTTTATTTAAGTTAAAGTCTTATTTTTCAACTAGTAACTTTGAAAGATTTAAAAGAATTGTAGAATAA
- a CDS encoding ZIP family metal transporter, translated as MSEVWLYSILSVFIVSIVSLAGLFTLAIKMERLKKILSYFVSFSAGTLFGDAFIHLLPEAVESYGFGLDISLYLLSGVALWFLIEKIVHWHHCHNPTCSEGVDTFAVMNLFGDTIHNIIDGVIIGASYLVSIPLGIATTFAVFLHEIPQEISDFGVLVKGGFSKKKALFYNFLTALASFIGLIFALVMGSRVEGFMVFVIPFAAGAFIYIAGADLIPELHKEVRIKRSIMQFIFFVAGIGVMVALLKFG; from the coding sequence ATGTCAGAAGTTTGGTTATATTCTATTCTAAGTGTTTTTATTGTTAGTATCGTTTCCTTAGCTGGGCTTTTTACTCTAGCAATAAAAATGGAAAGACTGAAAAAAATCCTTTCTTATTTTGTTAGTTTCTCTGCTGGAACTCTTTTTGGCGATGCTTTTATACATTTGCTACCAGAAGCTGTGGAATCTTACGGATTTGGTTTGGATATTTCTTTGTATCTTTTGTCTGGTGTTGCTTTGTGGTTTTTGATAGAAAAAATAGTTCATTGGCATCACTGTCATAATCCAACATGCAGTGAAGGTGTGGATACTTTTGCAGTAATGAATTTGTTTGGAGATACAATCCATAATATTATAGACGGGGTAATAATTGGAGCAAGTTATCTTGTTAGTATTCCTTTGGGTATTGCAACAACTTTTGCTGTTTTTTTGCATGAAATACCACAAGAAATTAGTGATTTTGGTGTTCTGGTAAAGGGTGGGTTCTCCAAGAAAAAAGCACTTTTTTACAATTTTTTAACAGCACTAGCATCTTTTATTGGGCTTATTTTTGCATTAGTTATGGGTTCTCGTGTGGAAGGTTTTATGGTTTTTGTAATTCCTTTTGCGGCAGGAGCTTTTATCTATATAGCTGGAGCAGATCTAATTCCAGAATTGCACAAAGAGGTTCGTATAAAACGCTCAATAATGCAGTTTATTTTTTTTGTTGCAGGTATCGGTGTTATGGTGGCTTTACTTAAGTTTGGATAA